A region of Enoplosus armatus isolate fEnoArm2 chromosome 14, fEnoArm2.hap1, whole genome shotgun sequence DNA encodes the following proteins:
- the LOC139296138 gene encoding inositol monophosphatase 1-like, whose product MADLWQNAMDHAVATARRAGEVVREALQDDRKVMTKSSPVDLVTQTDQKVEQLIIQSVKEKFPSHRFIGEESVAAGEACVLTDGPTWIIDPIDGTTNFVHAFPFVAVSIGFSVNKQMEFGVVYSCLEDKMFTARKGKGAFCNGEPLQVSDQKDIKQSIIATEFGSSRDPEAVDKIFSSLKNILCIPVHGVRGAGTAAINMCLVASGCVEAYYEIGIHVWDVAASSLIVSEAGGVLMDVEGGAVDLMSRRIIAANSRTIAERIVKEIDSFSPSRDDAPPLPL is encoded by the exons ATGGCTGACCTCTGGCAGAACGCCATGGACCACGCTGTCGCCACGGCACGCCGAGCCGgagag GTGGTGCGTGAGGCTCTGCAGGATGACAGGAAGGTGATGACGAAGAGTTCACCAGTTGATTTGGTGACACAGACCGACCAGAAAGTGGAGCAACTCATCATCCAATCAGTGAAGGAGAAATTCCCCTCACACAG gttCATAGGGGAGGAGTCTGTGGCTGCAGGTGAAGCTTGTGTCCTGACTGATGGTCCCACCTGGATCATTGACCCCATCGACGGGACGACCAACTTTGTTCACGC ATTTCCTTTTGTTGCTGTTTCCATCGGATTCTCTGTCAACAAACAG ATGGAGTTTGGTGTGGTCTACAGTTGTCTTGAAGATAAGATGTTCACTGCAAGGAAGGGAAAGGGAGCTTTCTGTAACGGAGAGCCACTGCAGGTTTCTGACCAGAAAG acaTTAAACAGTCGATTATCGCCACAGAGTTTGGATCCAGCAGAGACCCTGAAGCTGTTGACAAAATCTTCTCTAGCCTGAAGAACATCCTCTGCATCCCTGTTCACGG GGTGCGTGGTGCAGGAACTGCAGCGATCAACATGTGTCTGGTGGCATCTGGTTGTGTTGAAGCGTATTATGAGATTGGGATCCACGTGTGGGATGTTGCTGCCAGCTCACTGATCGTCTCCGAGGCCGGAGGAGTCCTGATGGACGTGGAGG GAGGAGCGGTGGACCTGATGTCCAGAAGAATCATCGCTGCCAACAGCAGAACCATCGCTGAAAGGATCGTCAAAGAGATCGACTCCTTCAGTCCGTCCAGAGACGACGCTCCACCACTGCCGCTCTAA
- the mplkip gene encoding M-phase-specific PLK1-interacting protein, with translation MYRAPVRPQRSPGAPRPAGRFPSPTSCWGFHGARSPYGGCGHRGGSPRGGPAYSPAYSPGSIRGYRDGSPFSGFNSGSRGFGDSPAGFIGESRGFGGQMWRRGGGFRRPSTQNLQSGPSDSSVEKYFSPSMLQDPWAALQPIANADRQTT, from the exons ATGTACCGAGCTCCGGTCAGACCTCAGCGGAGTCCCGGAGCTCCGCGGCCGGCTGGAAGGTTTCCCTCCCCGACCTCCTGCTGGGGTTTCCACGGGGCTCGCTCCCCCTATGGAGGCTGCGGACACCGCGGAGGATCTCCCCGTGGCGGCCCCGCTTATTCTCCGGCCTACTCCCCGGGTTCTATCCGAGGATACAGGGACGGTTCTCCGTTCTCTGGGTTCAACAGCGGTTCCCGTGGGTTCGGAGACTCTCCGGCAGGGTTCATCGGCGAGTCCCGGGGGTTCGGAGGGCAGATGTGGCGCAGGGGAGGGGGGTTCCGGCGGCCCTCAACTCAAAACTTGCAG tctggaCCTTCGGACTCTTCAGTGGAGAAATATTTCAGTCCGTCGATGCTGCAGGATCCCTGGGCAGCTCTGCAGCCCATCGcgaatgcagacagacagacaacctgA